From a region of the Sporosarcina ureilytica genome:
- the pyrH gene encoding UMP kinase has translation MPKYKRIVLKLSGEALAGEQGFGLSPEIIKNVAEQVKEVADLGVEVAVVVGGGNIWRGKVGSEMGMDRATADYMGMLATVMNSLALQDSLEKLGVESRVSTSIEMRQVAEPYIRRKAIRHLEKKRVVIFAAGTGNPYFSTDTTAALRAAEIEADVILMAKNNVDGVYSADPMVDATAVKYNELSYLQVISQGLEVMDSTASTLCMDNDIPLVVFSIMESGNIKKAVLGEPIGTVVRRNM, from the coding sequence ATGCCGAAATATAAACGAATTGTTTTGAAACTAAGTGGTGAAGCACTTGCTGGAGAACAAGGCTTTGGATTATCCCCTGAAATTATTAAAAATGTTGCTGAACAAGTAAAAGAAGTCGCTGACTTAGGCGTTGAAGTGGCCGTTGTTGTTGGCGGTGGAAATATTTGGAGAGGTAAAGTAGGCAGTGAAATGGGGATGGACCGTGCAACTGCGGACTATATGGGAATGCTCGCAACTGTTATGAACTCACTAGCCCTTCAAGATTCACTCGAGAAACTTGGAGTTGAAAGTCGAGTTTCTACGTCAATTGAAATGCGACAAGTTGCAGAACCTTACATACGACGAAAAGCGATACGTCATCTTGAGAAAAAGCGAGTCGTTATCTTTGCTGCGGGCACAGGAAATCCTTATTTTTCAACTGATACAACAGCGGCATTAAGAGCAGCAGAAATTGAAGCTGATGTGATCTTAATGGCTAAAAATAATGTCGATGGTGTGTATTCTGCCGACCCAATGGTAGATGCGACAGCGGTGAAGTATAATGAGTTATCTTATCTACAAGTCATTAGTCAAGGACTTGAAGTGATGGATTCAACAGCTTCAACTCTGTGCATGGACAATGATATACCACTTGTTGTATTCTCGATAATGGAGAGTGGAAATATTAAGAAAGCCGTACTCGGAGAACCAATCGGGACGGTCGTTAGGAGGAATATGTAA
- a CDS encoding chemotaxis protein CheD, which translates to MITKTEVVRVGISDLNIVKGNATIRTAGLGSCVGIVLYDDIKKIAGMVHIMLPDSSLDRSARINHAKYADTGIYTLMERLKGEGVRPMSLKAKIAGGAQMFQFGSKDTLRIGPRNVEAVKQQLRRLSIPIIAEDTGGSRGRTIEFNPITSMLSVRTVNAEPKEI; encoded by the coding sequence ATGATTACGAAAACTGAAGTTGTTCGTGTAGGCATTTCAGATCTGAATATCGTAAAAGGTAACGCTACGATTCGTACTGCTGGTCTCGGTTCTTGTGTAGGCATTGTGTTGTATGATGATATTAAGAAAATTGCAGGCATGGTACATATTATGTTACCTGATTCAAGTCTCGATCGCTCAGCACGAATCAATCATGCGAAATATGCCGACACTGGAATCTATACGTTAATGGAACGGTTGAAAGGTGAAGGGGTAAGACCGATGTCTTTAAAGGCTAAAATTGCAGGTGGTGCCCAAATGTTTCAATTTGGATCTAAAGATACATTGCGAATTGGGCCAAGAAATGTTGAGGCTGTAAAACAACAACTTAGACGACTTTCTATACCTATTATTGCTGAAGATACAGGTGGCTCTCGAGGACGCACGATTGAATTCAATCCAATAACTTCCATGCTCTCGGTCCGTACCGTCAACGCGGAACCAAAAGAAATATAA
- a CDS encoding DUF6115 domain-containing protein: MTTIFLVFLFITQMISFYFLALFYMKLSKFDDLEKKQNRLMKEMDDAIAVYLAEIKDENDKLVEKITAKTKGEKRTADASLKLSEKNLETRKEGNPPPVTITMPKNTIRHHARQSYEAVKQNVLQEDIEIDDRTRAIQLYEDGKSVAEIAKVLEKGQTEIELILKFK; the protein is encoded by the coding sequence ATGACAACGATTTTTTTAGTGTTTTTATTTATTACACAAATGATAAGCTTTTACTTTTTGGCGTTATTCTATATGAAGTTATCTAAGTTTGATGACCTTGAGAAGAAACAAAACAGATTAATGAAAGAAATGGACGACGCAATCGCTGTTTATTTAGCTGAAATAAAAGATGAGAATGATAAGTTAGTCGAAAAAATAACTGCAAAAACAAAAGGCGAAAAACGAACTGCTGATGCATCGTTAAAACTGTCTGAGAAGAATTTAGAGACGCGGAAAGAAGGAAATCCACCGCCAGTCACAATTACAATGCCAAAGAATACGATTCGCCATCATGCACGTCAGTCTTACGAAGCAGTGAAGCAAAATGTCTTACAGGAAGATATAGAAATAGATGATCGGACACGAGCCATACAGCTGTATGAGGACGGGAAGTCGGTTGCGGAGATTGCAAAGGTGTTAGAAAAAGGACAAACGGAGATAGAACTTATTTTGAAGTTCAAATAA
- a CDS encoding FliA/WhiG family RNA polymerase sigma factor produces MSKRDQVKEAEYWERWMLSRDPDAGNLLVEKYTPLVSYHVHRISAGLPNNISRDDIMSLGLQGLFDALTKFDPGRDLKFDTYASFRIRGTIIDGLRKEDWLSRASRERTKKLQQEIEKLEQKLMRHVTPEELATHLNVTVDDVYQTMHEQYFSNVLSLDEKIQDDDSDDPQTFVIKDEREKTPEQDLLMNELLGDLTTKIQELNENEQLVLSLFYKEEFTLTEIGEVLSLSTSRISQIHSRALFKLRKLLAPEVINGGVL; encoded by the coding sequence ATGTCAAAACGGGATCAGGTAAAGGAAGCTGAATATTGGGAACGATGGATGCTAAGCCGTGACCCAGACGCGGGGAACTTACTTGTCGAAAAATATACCCCCCTCGTTTCGTATCACGTGCACAGGATTAGTGCCGGACTTCCCAACAATATTTCTAGGGATGATATAATGAGTCTTGGGTTACAAGGTTTATTTGACGCATTAACGAAATTTGATCCAGGCAGGGATTTAAAGTTCGACACTTATGCTTCGTTTCGCATACGCGGCACGATAATCGATGGTTTACGAAAAGAAGATTGGTTATCACGCGCTTCCAGAGAACGGACAAAAAAACTTCAACAAGAAATCGAAAAACTTGAACAGAAATTAATGCGACATGTAACACCCGAAGAACTGGCGACGCATTTAAATGTGACAGTAGATGACGTGTATCAAACGATGCATGAACAATATTTTTCAAATGTGCTATCACTCGATGAAAAAATACAAGACGATGATAGTGACGACCCACAAACATTCGTGATTAAAGATGAACGGGAAAAAACACCAGAACAAGATTTACTAATGAATGAATTGCTCGGCGATTTAACGACCAAAATTCAAGAGTTAAACGAAAATGAACAACTTGTATTAAGTTTATTCTATAAAGAAGAATTCACGTTAACTGAAATAGGAGAAGTGCTCAGTTTATCTACTTCCCGTATTTCTCAAATTCACTCCCGCGCATTATTTAAGCTAAGAAAACTATTAGCTCCAGAAGTAATTAACGGAGGGGTTTTATGA
- the frr gene encoding ribosome recycling factor, whose translation MPNGVMETAKQKMDNAINAFTRELASIRAGRANASLLDRITVDYYGVPTPINQMAGISVPEARLLAIQPYDKTIIGEIEKAILKSDIGITPSNDGSMIRLAIPALTEERRKDIVKTVKKEAEDSKVVIRNIRRDANEEFKKLEKNSEITEDDLHRNGDEIQKLTDSYIKQIDDIAKEKEKEIMEI comes from the coding sequence ATGCCGAACGGAGTAATGGAAACAGCAAAACAAAAAATGGACAATGCGATTAACGCATTTACAAGAGAACTTGCTTCAATTAGAGCAGGACGCGCAAATGCTTCACTACTCGATAGAATCACGGTTGATTATTACGGAGTACCTACACCGATTAACCAAATGGCAGGAATTTCAGTGCCAGAAGCAAGACTTCTTGCCATTCAACCATATGATAAAACAATCATTGGAGAAATCGAAAAAGCGATCTTAAAATCGGATATCGGAATTACACCGTCAAATGATGGATCGATGATTCGCCTCGCAATACCTGCATTAACAGAAGAGCGTAGAAAAGACATTGTAAAAACTGTCAAAAAGGAAGCGGAAGACTCGAAAGTAGTCATACGTAATATCCGCCGAGACGCAAATGAGGAATTCAAAAAACTTGAAAAGAACTCTGAAATAACAGAAGATGACCTTCACCGTAATGGGGATGAAATTCAAAAGTTAACAGATTCCTATATCAAACAAATCGATGATATCGCTAAAGAAAAAGAAAAAGAAATCATGGAGATTTGA
- the rpsB gene encoding 30S ribosomal protein S2, translating into MAVVSMKQLLEAGVHFGHQTRRWNPKMKKFIFVERNGIYIIDLQKTVKMLEQAYDFMRQVGEDGGKVLFVGTKKQAQDAIKEEAERAGMYYINQRWLGGTLTNFATIQKSVARMKKIEKMEEDGTFEVLPKKEVVQLNKEHERLEKFLGGIRDMKSLPDVMYVVDPRKERIAVAEAIKLNIPIVGIVDTNCDPDEIDYVIPANDDAIRAVRLLTSKMADALIESRQGEENAPAEEVAEEETVTAE; encoded by the coding sequence ATGGCAGTAGTTTCAATGAAACAATTACTTGAAGCAGGTGTTCATTTCGGACACCAAACACGTCGCTGGAACCCAAAAATGAAAAAATTCATTTTTGTAGAGCGTAACGGAATTTATATTATCGATCTTCAAAAAACGGTGAAAATGCTTGAACAAGCATATGATTTCATGCGTCAAGTTGGTGAAGATGGTGGAAAAGTACTTTTCGTAGGTACGAAAAAACAAGCACAAGATGCGATTAAAGAAGAAGCAGAACGTGCAGGCATGTACTACATCAACCAACGTTGGTTAGGTGGAACACTCACAAACTTTGCTACAATTCAAAAAAGTGTAGCACGTATGAAGAAAATCGAAAAAATGGAAGAAGACGGTACATTTGAAGTACTTCCGAAGAAAGAAGTAGTTCAATTAAATAAAGAACATGAAAGACTGGAAAAATTCCTTGGTGGAATCCGTGATATGAAATCACTTCCAGACGTAATGTACGTTGTTGACCCACGCAAAGAGCGTATCGCTGTTGCAGAGGCAATTAAATTGAACATCCCGATTGTAGGAATCGTTGATACAAACTGTGACCCAGACGAAATCGACTACGTCATTCCTGCGAATGATGATGCAATTCGTGCGGTACGTTTATTAACGAGCAAAATGGCGGATGCTTTAATCGAATCTAGACAAGGTGAAGAAAACGCTCCTGCTGAAGAAGTTGCAGAAGAAGAAACAGTAACAGCTGAGTAA
- the tsf gene encoding translation elongation factor Ts, which yields MTKVTAQMVKELREKTGAGMMDCKKALTEVNGDMDAAVDFLRKKGLSSADKKADRIAAEGSAYIHVDGNEAVIIEVNAETDFVAKNEGFQTLVKELAEHLLKTKPASIDEAHDSKLENGHTVSEHISNAIAKIGEKITLRRFEIRTKTDADAFGPYLHMGGTIGVLVTLEGSTDEEAAKDVAMHIAAMNPKYVSRDEVPADEVEREKKVLTEQALNEGKPENIVAKMVEGRIGKFFEDICVLDQPFVKDSDQKVAAFVKSTGGTLKDFVRYAVGEGIEKREENFADEVLSQVKGN from the coding sequence ATGACAAAAGTTACAGCACAAATGGTAAAAGAGCTACGCGAAAAAACAGGCGCTGGTATGATGGATTGTAAAAAAGCACTAACAGAAGTAAATGGTGACATGGACGCAGCTGTTGATTTCTTACGTAAAAAAGGACTATCAAGCGCTGATAAAAAGGCAGATCGTATCGCAGCTGAAGGCTCTGCATATATTCACGTTGATGGCAACGAAGCAGTTATTATTGAAGTGAACGCAGAAACAGACTTTGTTGCAAAGAACGAAGGTTTCCAAACGCTTGTTAAAGAGCTTGCAGAACACCTACTAAAAACAAAGCCAGCTTCAATTGATGAAGCTCACGATTCAAAACTAGAAAACGGCCACACTGTTTCTGAGCATATCTCAAACGCAATTGCAAAAATTGGTGAAAAAATCACGCTACGTCGTTTTGAAATCCGTACGAAAACTGATGCTGACGCATTTGGTCCATACCTTCACATGGGTGGAACAATTGGCGTACTAGTTACTTTAGAAGGTTCTACAGATGAAGAAGCAGCAAAAGACGTTGCAATGCACATCGCTGCAATGAATCCGAAGTATGTTTCTCGTGACGAAGTTCCAGCTGATGAAGTTGAACGCGAGAAAAAAGTACTTACTGAACAAGCGTTAAACGAAGGTAAGCCAGAAAATATCGTTGCGAAAATGGTTGAAGGCCGTATCGGTAAATTCTTCGAAGACATTTGTGTACTTGATCAACCATTCGTAAAAGACTCAGACCAAAAAGTTGCTGCATTCGTTAAATCAACAGGCGGCACTTTAAAAGATTTCGTTCGCTATGCAGTTGGTGAAGGAATCGAAAAACGCGAAGAAAACTTTGCGGACGAAGTACTAAGCCAAGTAAAAGGTAATTAA